The nucleotide sequence AGAGAAAATAAAACAAGAATTAGATAATCCTATTTACAAATTTTTAAATAATCTTACCCGATACGGAAATTTTAATAATATACGAATACTTCAAAGGTTTCCTCTGTGGGAAAGTTTTCAATTGACGGAAGAGGAGTACGCTTTTGTGCAACACTGTAATCAAAAATACTATGGGAAAAAGGAAAAATAAAAACATTATTCATTAGGGACAGAGGCAATACAAAATGAATTTTGGTATAAAGATTTTTCTTATAAAGAATATTTTATCCCATTATGTATCCTAAAACCCAATAAAGAATCAGAGAAAATAGAAATAGAACCAATAGACCATGAAAAAATAAATATGGAAGGATTAGTATATATTTTTGTAATAGAAGAAAAAATATTTAAAATAGGGCATACTATAAACTCTATAAAAGAAAGAATAGCATCTTATAATTGCGGGAAAATAGAATATAGAATCGCGGGAACAAACTCTACTACTAATTATTTTGTATTGCAAAGTTTATTAAAAATAAACAAACATGTTATGGTATATGCATTCTTTCCCGACCAGCCACAATACGAAGTCTTTGGAAAGTTCTATAAAGATAGTTTTCCTCCATCTAAAAGGGCAGAAAATATTATAATAGAATATTTCATAGAAAAGAATGGAAGAAAACCAATAGGATGCACACAAAAATAAAACACATAAAAATAATAGAACGGATAGTATAAAAAATACTATTAGGAGCGAAAAATTAATCTTTAAAATCTATTTCATTTTTTTATTCGTAAAGAATGAATGAGAGATATACTAAAAATATAACCAAATCCTATACAGGCAATTGCTTGGAACAGAAGGGGAACGTATTCTTCCAATAAAAATAAAAATATAATACCAACCAATAAATACAGCATTATAATACCTTCCATACCAGTAAGCAAATTGAGAGATGACACCACATATGTATTTTTATGGTATATATCTATATTACATTTTGGGGTTCTATAAAAGGGTGTCTTTCTCCCTATCCATCCTTCTATAACAGCAATAGAATTATGCAGGGATAATCCCATGAAGACAGTAATAAAAACGATGTATTTTCCTAAAAACTCCAAAAAAGATTTCTTGGGGTTTCTTTTTTTATTGGTTATATAATAGAAGAAGAATATACATCCAAACCCTAAAAAAAAGAAAGAGGAAAGATGAAAAAAAACTTCTGTGCTTGGAAAGGTATTTTTTATCACAAAGGCGGGAAAAGTGAGCAGTACCGTAAGCATAATAAAAGGAAAGATACCGCTATTGAACAGATGAGCGGTAGCTACTATTTTTTGAACGAGAAGCATGTTATGATGCCATATTTTTTTGATATATTTTTTTGAGGTTTCCGCCGCTCCTTTGTTCCATCTGTATTGTTGTGATTTTATTGCGGATATATACACAGGGAGTTCCGATGGACTTTGAACATCTTCTATATATAAAAATTTCCATCCTTGCATTTGTGCCTTATAACTCAAGTCCAAATCCTCTGTAAGTGTATCTGATGACCATCCTCCTGAAGAGAGAATACATTCTTTTCTCCAAACTCCTGCTGTTCCATTAAAATTTATAAAGCCTCCCAAAAGTTGTCTCCCATTTTGTTCTACTGTAAAATGAGCGTCTAGCCCAAATGCCTGTAACTTTGTTAAAAGAGACGAATGAGCATTCAAATAACTCCAACGCGTTTGCACCATTCCTATGTTTGTATCTGAAAAATACCCTAATACTTTTGTGAGAAAGTCCTTTTCGGGTAAAAAATCTGCATCAAAGATGGCTATAAATTCTCCATTAGCCTGTAGCAATCCATTTTGCAATGCTCCTGCTTTAAATCCTCCTCTTCCTTCTCGCCGTATATACTGTATAGGTATTCCTTTTGCTCTGTATTCTTGAGTTTTTTTCAAAAGAATGTCTTTTGTTTCATCTGTAGAGTCGTCTAATATTTGTATTTCCAAACGTTCTCTTGGATAATCCATCAAAACGATATTATCTATCAGTTTTTCTACGATATAGAGTTCATTGTAAATAGGGAGTTGTATAGTCACTTTGGGGTAATGAATCATGGCTGTGGGAATGGGAGCATTGTTTTTTCGTGTTTTATACACAAAGGCAAGGTAAAATTGTGATAAGCCGAAGAGAAATAAAATAAAGAGGGAAAAAAAATAGAGAAAAAGTATTGCAAATATCATTATAGGTATTTAAAAATGGTGTATATAATCTTATACCCTGCCAAAAGAGTTCCTTTGAGAGTGCCTGATATTTTTGAAAAACCTATTCTTCTTCTATAATTGATAGGTATTTCTGTTATTTTGAGCTTCTGTTTTGCTGCTTTTAATTGCATTTCCACGGTCCAACCGTATGTTTTGTCTTGCATTTCTATTTTTAGGAGAGCATCGTATTTTATTGCTCTAAAAGGTCCTAAATCAGAATAATGTACCTTGTATATTATTTTTAAGAGAAAGGTGGCAAGCCAATTTCCGTAGATTTGTTGTGGAGTAAGAGATCCTTTTTCTCTTTTACCTAACATTCGGGAGCCGATGACCAAATCATACCCTTCTTCTATGAGGGGCTTTACTAAATCCGTCATCTGTTCGGGAAAATCAGAATGGTCTCCATCTAAAAAAACTACTATATCTGTCGGATTCCTTCGATCTCGAATATATTGTATCCCTCGCAGACAAGCATTTCCATACCCTCTTTCAGTTTCTTTGAGCACGGTAGCCCCCATTTCTTTTGCTCTTTTATAGGTATCATCGGTAGAACCATTATCTACTACGATGATTTCTTGCACCAATTGTTTTGGTATTTCTTGCAATACCAATGCTATAGCGTTTTGTTCGTTTAATACAGGAATAATAACTCTTATATTTGGCATTTTTTATAATGGATAATTAGGAAATTGTTTTTTAACATCTACTCCTTTGGATTTCAATATATCAGCGTATTTTTTTGCTTGAGTAATGTCTTGTTTGAGAAGAGCAATAGCAGTCAGATAGAGGTACGAATTAGTATTTTCGGGTTCTATAGTTATTGCCTGTTGGAGATATTTTTCTGCACCTTCATATTGTTGTTCATTATAAGCGATTACTCCAAGTCCAAAATAAGACCTTGCGTTCTGAGGGTTCAG is from Chitinophagaceae bacterium and encodes:
- a CDS encoding glycosyltransferase family 2 protein, yielding MIFAILFLYFFSLFILFLFGLSQFYLAFVYKTRKNNAPIPTAMIHYPKVTIQLPIYNELYIVEKLIDNIVLMDYPRERLEIQILDDSTDETKDILLKKTQEYRAKGIPIQYIRREGRGGFKAGALQNGLLQANGEFIAIFDADFLPEKDFLTKVLGYFSDTNIGMVQTRWSYLNAHSSLLTKLQAFGLDAHFTVEQNGRQLLGGFINFNGTAGVWRKECILSSGGWSSDTLTEDLDLSYKAQMQGWKFLYIEDVQSPSELPVYISAIKSQQYRWNKGAAETSKKYIKKIWHHNMLLVQKIVATAHLFNSGIFPFIMLTVLLTFPAFVIKNTFPSTEVFFHLSSFFFLGFGCIFFFYYITNKKRNPKKSFLEFLGKYIVFITVFMGLSLHNSIAVIEGWIGRKTPFYRTPKCNIDIYHKNTYVVSSLNLLTGMEGIIMLYLLVGIIFLFLLEEYVPLLFQAIACIGFGYIFSISLIHSLRIKK
- a CDS encoding glycosyltransferase family 2 protein gives rise to the protein MPNIRVIIPVLNEQNAIALVLQEIPKQLVQEIIVVDNGSTDDTYKRAKEMGATVLKETERGYGNACLRGIQYIRDRRNPTDIVVFLDGDHSDFPEQMTDLVKPLIEEGYDLVIGSRMLGKREKGSLTPQQIYGNWLATFLLKIIYKVHYSDLGPFRAIKYDALLKIEMQDKTYGWTVEMQLKAAKQKLKITEIPINYRRRIGFSKISGTLKGTLLAGYKIIYTIFKYL